One Campylobacter concisus DNA window includes the following coding sequences:
- a CDS encoding ATP-dependent metallopeptidase FtsH/Yme1/Tma family protein: MQKFKFNKKNILIIAAMALIIALLFAVSKEPRNITYSQYMQLMDGNFIDKAVIEEDEVILYAQNNRFAIIKEGIDIKELIKKVPVERNVQYITPGMVWGSIIFVCLVLWYAYIFRAIKKKEESLLSKKDGAFEIESVLNQNAMPVISNVRFSDVAGISEVKSELSEIVDFLKNPQKYRNFGIKMPKGVLMIGPPGVGKTLVAKAVAGEANVPFFYQNGASFVQIYVGMGAKRVRELFSRAKSYAPSIIFIDEIDAVGKSRGGARNDEREATLNQLLTEMDGFEDNSGVIVIAATNRIEMIDEALLRSGRFDRRIFLSMPDFNDRVAILNTYLRDKNCEVLAEDIARMSVGFSGAALSTLVNEAAINALRNGESVLRMRDFEAVLNKVLLGKKKVLSYSESEKKIQSIYQGAKALSAYWFDVKFEKISLIEDRFMATEQEIESKSQMLSRIKVLISGMCKLEIDENDIFSNSSNDLNLAKEIASKMVYEYGMGNSFVPNPNDVEEILKQAKDEIMSFLKGTNEQIARISSYLLAYESVDKETLAKILNENY, translated from the coding sequence CAGTGAGCAAAGAGCCACGAAACATCACCTACTCGCAATATATGCAACTAATGGATGGAAATTTCATCGATAAAGCGGTCATCGAGGAAGATGAGGTTATCCTCTATGCGCAAAATAACCGCTTTGCCATCATAAAAGAGGGTATAGACATAAAAGAGCTCATCAAAAAGGTCCCAGTCGAGCGAAACGTGCAATATATCACGCCTGGCATGGTTTGGGGAAGCATCATCTTTGTTTGCCTTGTGCTTTGGTATGCATATATTTTTAGGGCTATCAAGAAAAAAGAGGAGAGCCTTTTAAGCAAAAAGGACGGCGCTTTTGAGATAGAAAGCGTGCTAAATCAAAATGCTATGCCAGTCATCTCAAACGTTAGATTTAGCGATGTGGCGGGCATTAGCGAGGTCAAAAGCGAGCTTAGCGAGATAGTTGATTTTCTTAAAAATCCGCAAAAATATAGAAATTTTGGTATCAAAATGCCAAAAGGCGTGCTAATGATCGGCCCTCCAGGTGTTGGCAAGACACTTGTGGCAAAGGCGGTCGCTGGCGAGGCAAATGTGCCGTTTTTTTACCAAAATGGCGCAAGCTTTGTGCAAATTTACGTCGGCATGGGCGCAAAAAGAGTTAGAGAGCTCTTTAGTAGGGCAAAGTCTTACGCACCATCAATCATTTTTATCGACGAGATAGATGCTGTTGGCAAGAGCAGGGGTGGGGCTAGAAACGACGAGCGAGAAGCCACTCTTAATCAGTTGCTAACCGAGATGGACGGCTTTGAGGACAACTCCGGCGTCATAGTAATAGCTGCAACAAACAGGATCGAGATGATCGACGAGGCACTGCTTAGATCAGGGCGCTTTGATAGGCGTATATTTTTATCAATGCCTGATTTTAACGACAGGGTGGCTATCCTAAACACATATCTAAGAGATAAAAACTGCGAAGTGCTAGCCGAGGATATCGCTAGGATGAGTGTTGGCTTTTCTGGTGCGGCACTTAGCACGCTTGTAAATGAAGCAGCTATAAATGCCCTAAGAAACGGCGAGAGCGTGCTTAGGATGAGGGATTTTGAGGCTGTTTTAAACAAGGTCTTGCTCGGCAAGAAAAAGGTGCTAAGCTACAGCGAGAGCGAGAAGAAAATTCAGTCCATCTATCAAGGCGCAAAGGCGCTAAGTGCTTACTGGTTTGATGTGAAATTTGAAAAAATTTCGCTCATTGAAGACCGCTTTATGGCGACTGAGCAAGAGATCGAGTCAAAGTCACAGATGCTCTCGCGCATAAAGGTTTTAATCTCTGGCATGTGCAAGCTCGAGATAGATGAGAACGATATCTTTTCAAACTCAAGCAATGATCTAAATTTGGCAAAAGAGATCGCTTCAAAGATGGTTTATGAGTATGGCATGGGAAATTCTTTCGTGCCAAATCCAAACGATGTGGAAGAAATTTTAAAACAAGCAAAAGATGAGATAATGTCCTTTTTAAAGGGCACAAACGAGCAGATCGCAAGGATAAGCTCATATCTGCTTGCTTATGAGAGCGTAGATAAAGAGACGCTTGCTAAAATTTTAAATGAAAACTACTAA
- the mog gene encoding molybdopterin adenylyltransferase, with protein MKAKIGILTMSDRASEGTYEDKSGPAIKEVLDGWIVSEREYFYEVIPDELDLIKERLVHMIDVLGCDLVLTTGGTGPAVRDVTPEATEAVCEKMMPGFGELMRAASLKYVPTAILSRQTAGIRGHALIINLPGQPKAIKECLEPVFPAVPYCIDLIEGAFIETDENVMKVFRPKQKKIS; from the coding sequence ATGAAAGCAAAAATAGGAATTCTGACTATGTCAGATCGCGCAAGTGAGGGCACATACGAGGACAAATCAGGTCCAGCGATCAAAGAGGTGCTTGACGGTTGGATAGTAAGCGAGAGAGAGTATTTTTACGAGGTGATCCCTGATGAGCTTGATCTCATAAAAGAGAGGCTCGTGCACATGATAGACGTGCTAGGATGCGACCTTGTGCTAACGACTGGAGGCACAGGACCAGCAGTGAGAGACGTCACTCCAGAGGCTACTGAGGCAGTTTGCGAGAAGATGATGCCAGGCTTTGGCGAACTAATGAGAGCAGCAAGCTTAAAATATGTCCCAACAGCGATCTTATCACGCCAAACAGCAGGCATCAGAGGTCACGCGCTCATCATAAATTTACCAGGACAGCCAAAGGCGATAAAAGAGTGCTTAGAGCCGGTATTTCCAGCGGTGCCATACTGCATCGATCTTATAGAGGGTGCGTTTATCGAGACTGATGAAAACGTGATGAAAGTTTTCCGCCCAAAACAAAAGAAAATCTCGTAA
- the htpG gene encoding molecular chaperone HtpG → MADKFEFQTEVNDLLNLMIHSLYSNKEIFLRELISNSNDALDKLNYLCLTDEKYKSLSYTPRIDIKVDEKAKTLTISDNGIGMDKDELIANLGTIARSGTKGFMQSLSGDAKKDSSLIGQFGVGFYSAFMVANKIEVISKRALSEKSYKWTSDAKSYEIEDAKKDGFGTDIILHLNDDEFANSWRIEEIVKKYSNHIPYPIFMDKESYVAPKEGEKEGTYETKNEQINKANALWRLNKASLKEQDYNDFYKQISHDSSDPLLYIHTKAEGKIEYSTLFYVPSTEPFDLFRVDYQSGVKLYVKRVFITDDAKELLPPYLRFIKGVIDVEDLPLNVSREILQENAIMRTVKEQSVKKILSELAKVKESDRDKYIKFYKLFGKVLKEGLYGFNAEKEQILDLCLFKSSKRDGLISLKEYKEAMKEDQKSIYYISGNNENMLRNSPLLESFKKNDIEVLIMDEEIDTIVMPMVNEFDKTPLKSVSHADINDEIKNDEKVDESKVANTLVKMKEILKDEVKDVRLSSRLSSSAAVLIYDKNDPDYAMQEMLKQMGQGANAPKVKPILEINADHEIFAKLEKNEAMIYDIAPLLLDMARLNEGMSLENPAKFSELLTKVMIKAI, encoded by the coding sequence ATGGCAGATAAATTTGAATTTCAGACCGAGGTCAATGACCTTTTAAATTTGATGATCCACTCTCTTTACTCAAACAAAGAGATATTTTTAAGAGAGCTCATATCAAACTCAAACGACGCACTTGACAAGCTAAACTACCTATGCTTGACTGATGAAAAGTATAAAAGCTTAAGCTACACTCCAAGGATCGACATCAAAGTAGATGAAAAAGCTAAGACTTTAACCATTAGCGACAACGGTATCGGTATGGATAAAGACGAGCTCATCGCAAATTTAGGCACCATTGCAAGAAGTGGCACAAAAGGCTTTATGCAAAGCTTAAGTGGCGATGCCAAAAAAGATAGCTCGCTGATCGGCCAGTTTGGCGTTGGCTTTTACTCAGCGTTTATGGTGGCAAACAAGATCGAAGTCATAAGCAAACGAGCACTAAGCGAGAAGTCCTATAAATGGACATCTGATGCAAAAAGCTACGAGATCGAAGATGCTAAAAAAGATGGCTTTGGTACGGATATTATCTTACATTTAAATGACGATGAATTTGCAAATTCTTGGCGTATCGAAGAGATAGTTAAAAAATATTCAAACCACATCCCTTATCCTATTTTTATGGATAAAGAGAGCTACGTCGCACCAAAAGAAGGCGAAAAAGAGGGCACTTATGAGACCAAAAACGAGCAGATAAACAAGGCAAATGCGCTTTGGAGGCTAAATAAAGCCAGCTTAAAAGAGCAAGACTACAACGACTTTTATAAGCAAATTTCACATGACAGCAGCGATCCGCTCCTTTATATCCACACAAAAGCTGAGGGCAAGATCGAGTACTCGACACTATTTTATGTGCCAAGCACTGAGCCGTTTGACCTCTTTAGGGTTGATTATCAAAGTGGCGTGAAGCTTTATGTGAAGAGGGTTTTTATAACTGACGATGCAAAAGAGCTTTTGCCGCCGTATTTAAGATTTATCAAAGGTGTGATCGACGTTGAAGACCTGCCGCTAAACGTTAGCCGCGAAATTTTACAAGAAAATGCGATCATGCGAACCGTTAAAGAGCAGAGCGTGAAGAAAATTTTAAGCGAGCTTGCAAAAGTAAAAGAGAGCGACCGCGATAAATACATAAAATTTTACAAACTATTTGGCAAGGTTTTAAAAGAGGGACTTTACGGCTTTAACGCTGAAAAAGAGCAAATTTTGGATCTTTGCCTATTTAAAAGCTCAAAAAGAGATGGACTTATCAGCCTAAAAGAGTACAAAGAAGCGATGAAAGAGGATCAAAAGTCGATCTATTACATCAGCGGCAACAACGAAAATATGCTAAGAAATTCGCCGCTTCTTGAGAGCTTTAAGAAAAACGACATCGAAGTGCTTATTATGGATGAAGAGATCGACACGATCGTCATGCCAATGGTCAATGAATTTGACAAAACACCTCTAAAATCAGTCTCACACGCTGATATCAACGACGAGATCAAAAACGATGAGAAGGTCGATGAGAGCAAGGTTGCAAACACGCTTGTTAAGATGAAAGAGATCTTAAAAGACGAGGTAAAAGACGTTAGGCTAAGCTCAAGGCTCTCAAGCTCGGCTGCGGTGCTAATATATGATAAAAACGACCCTGACTATGCTATGCAAGAGATGTTAAAACAGATGGGACAAGGCGCAAATGCTCCAAAAGTTAAGCCGATATTGGAGATCAATGCTGATCATGAAATTTTTGCAAAACTTGAGAAAAATGAGGCGATGATTTATGATATAGCGCCTTTGCTTCTTGATATGGCAAGGCTAAATGAGGGCATGAGCCTAGAAAATCCAGCTAAATTTTCAGAACTTCTAACAAAAGTGATGATAAAAGCTATATAA